A genomic window from Actinomycetaceae bacterium MB13-C1-2 includes:
- a CDS encoding error-prone DNA polymerase: MSKQYRYAELHAHNAFTFLESADSPEELVRSATELGLSGLGVLDVDGMYSAVQTASAGRKYGMPIVHGVELTIDHFEIPDSSSLNPLRRAPKSDSGGVFLRSGDGLPAGSMDPGIRLPVLATSQIGYHALCSLLSTHFLEEPGRRKVALRLEEIETLQRSWESPDLLALTGTSRGPLQRAIRTHGLKSGRAVLERLKEVFGQDGVAVEMNAAPHEPPERDDQLALLAHEANLPLVATGAVRSSDPSRTQIADVLGAIRLGKSLEQAEPHLPAWRSFMRSPKEMSHLFIRHPAAVDNAVAIAESCAFDLRIIDPGLPNFPVPEGKNEAQWLRELTYQGAQRRYGSRRNQPDAWNLIDHELAIIEQLGFPGYFLIVKDIVDFCSSQEILCQGRGSAANSAVCYALGITAVDAVKHKMLFERFMSPDRKEAPDIDLDIEAGEREVVIQYVYQKYGRENAAQVANVVSYRPKSAVRDAGKALGYPEGAIRRWSQFVNRRNHDSKTSPANSEIPDEVLQISQNLQRLPRHMGLHPGGMVLTHKPVSQVCPVMWAAKEDRSVLQWGKEDCADAGLVKFDLLGLGMLTALRRIYNWLAEQGITWNGRPLELHSMPDDDPRVYDLLCAADTVGVFQVESRAQMNTLPRLKPRNFYDIVIEVALIRPGPIQGRAVNPYLRRKNGKEQEQSLHSLLEPALHRTLGVPLFQEQLMQMAVDIAGFTPGQADELRRAIGSKRSDERMLALRPALYEGMTRNGVAKDVQEQIFDQLKGFAEFGFPESHAFSFAYLVYASSWLKVHYPEFFYAGLLASQPMGFYSPASLVEDARRHGVSVLPPCVVNSEVKTRPVRVGVDTNPANRSRKEGVKKLVDADPTMAVRIGLETVSGIGKAAERIIEARSHAPFDSLQDMASRAKLSPTQLEKLAAAGALEALGSGRREGLWKAGVVGQTQWEQPHIPGTEPGANTPVLPPVTEAERVLLDYRTLGLSTENHPIALVRDRLKTRGVEPLSALPRIANGQKILIAGVVTHRQRPATARGTTFLSIEDETGLANIICSPGLWARYKKTALESTALVIRGHVEQGDGATAVVADRLEALLIPVRTRSRDFQ, from the coding sequence GTGTCAAAGCAGTACAGATACGCAGAACTTCACGCTCACAATGCATTTACCTTCCTAGAATCAGCTGATTCTCCAGAAGAGTTGGTCCGCTCTGCTACGGAGCTGGGACTCAGCGGACTCGGAGTCTTGGACGTTGACGGGATGTACTCTGCCGTCCAGACCGCGAGTGCTGGTCGTAAGTACGGGATGCCGATTGTCCACGGGGTTGAGCTAACTATTGATCACTTTGAGATCCCCGACTCCAGTTCGTTGAATCCTCTACGTCGAGCCCCGAAGTCGGATTCAGGAGGGGTCTTCCTCCGTAGCGGTGATGGCCTTCCGGCGGGGAGTATGGATCCGGGGATTCGCCTCCCCGTGCTAGCAACCTCACAGATCGGCTATCACGCTCTGTGCTCACTACTCTCTACCCACTTTCTTGAGGAACCCGGCAGACGGAAAGTTGCTCTAAGGCTTGAGGAGATTGAGACTCTTCAAAGGTCTTGGGAGTCTCCTGATCTTCTGGCACTTACCGGGACCTCAAGGGGACCGCTACAACGGGCCATCCGCACCCACGGCCTAAAGAGTGGTCGAGCCGTTCTTGAACGCCTTAAGGAAGTTTTTGGTCAAGATGGCGTTGCTGTCGAGATGAATGCAGCTCCACATGAACCTCCGGAGCGTGATGATCAGTTAGCTCTTCTCGCCCACGAGGCAAACCTTCCATTGGTGGCAACGGGGGCAGTTCGCTCCTCTGATCCCAGCCGCACCCAAATTGCGGATGTTCTGGGAGCGATAAGACTAGGAAAATCGCTGGAACAGGCCGAGCCTCATCTTCCCGCGTGGCGGTCTTTTATGCGAAGTCCGAAAGAAATGTCGCATCTCTTCATCCGTCACCCCGCAGCGGTTGACAACGCAGTTGCAATAGCTGAAAGCTGTGCTTTCGATCTGCGAATCATTGACCCGGGCTTACCGAACTTTCCTGTGCCAGAAGGCAAAAACGAGGCACAGTGGCTTCGTGAACTTACCTATCAGGGAGCGCAGCGGCGCTATGGTTCACGGCGCAATCAGCCAGATGCCTGGAACCTAATCGACCATGAGCTTGCCATTATCGAGCAGTTGGGATTTCCCGGATACTTTCTGATTGTCAAAGACATCGTCGATTTTTGTTCTTCCCAAGAGATTCTCTGTCAAGGACGAGGCTCGGCTGCGAACTCAGCAGTTTGCTATGCCCTGGGAATCACAGCTGTTGATGCGGTCAAGCACAAGATGCTTTTTGAACGGTTTATGTCACCAGATCGGAAGGAAGCGCCTGATATTGATCTCGATATCGAGGCGGGCGAACGAGAAGTAGTTATTCAATACGTCTACCAAAAATACGGGCGTGAGAACGCCGCCCAGGTAGCGAATGTCGTCAGTTACCGACCTAAGTCCGCCGTCAGGGACGCGGGTAAGGCTCTCGGCTATCCAGAGGGCGCGATCCGTCGGTGGAGCCAGTTTGTTAACCGCAGAAACCATGATTCTAAGACTTCACCTGCGAACTCAGAGATTCCGGATGAGGTTCTGCAGATCTCTCAGAACCTACAGCGGCTCCCCAGGCACATGGGATTACATCCCGGGGGAATGGTCTTGACTCACAAGCCGGTTTCTCAAGTATGTCCGGTTATGTGGGCGGCGAAAGAGGATCGAAGCGTCCTGCAGTGGGGCAAGGAAGACTGCGCCGACGCGGGATTAGTGAAATTTGATCTCCTTGGACTTGGAATGCTTACGGCGCTTCGTCGCATCTATAACTGGTTAGCCGAACAAGGGATCACTTGGAATGGCCGCCCCCTGGAACTGCACAGCATGCCGGATGACGATCCTCGCGTCTACGATCTGCTTTGTGCGGCCGATACGGTCGGTGTATTTCAGGTTGAATCACGTGCACAGATGAACACTCTCCCTCGCCTAAAGCCAAGGAATTTCTATGACATCGTGATTGAGGTCGCACTGATTAGGCCCGGTCCTATTCAGGGTCGGGCTGTGAATCCCTACCTGCGGCGAAAAAACGGGAAAGAACAAGAGCAGTCCCTTCACTCGCTCCTCGAACCAGCTCTACACAGAACCCTGGGGGTACCACTGTTTCAGGAGCAACTGATGCAAATGGCGGTTGACATCGCAGGGTTTACCCCGGGTCAGGCAGATGAACTACGCCGGGCGATTGGTTCGAAGAGAAGTGATGAGCGGATGTTGGCTTTGCGTCCGGCCCTATACGAGGGAATGACACGGAACGGGGTAGCCAAAGATGTTCAAGAACAGATCTTTGACCAGCTGAAGGGTTTCGCTGAGTTTGGTTTTCCCGAGTCGCATGCGTTTTCTTTTGCCTACCTGGTTTACGCTTCGTCCTGGCTGAAAGTGCATTACCCAGAGTTTTTCTACGCAGGATTGTTAGCAAGCCAGCCAATGGGCTTTTATTCGCCGGCATCACTTGTTGAAGACGCCCGTCGTCACGGAGTCAGTGTCCTTCCTCCATGCGTGGTGAACTCCGAAGTGAAGACACGCCCGGTTCGGGTGGGCGTTGACACAAACCCTGCGAATCGCTCGCGGAAAGAAGGGGTGAAAAAACTGGTTGATGCAGACCCCACCATGGCGGTACGGATCGGCCTAGAAACCGTCTCAGGGATCGGCAAAGCAGCAGAGAGAATCATTGAGGCACGATCGCATGCCCCATTTGACTCCCTCCAAGACATGGCCTCCAGAGCAAAACTTTCGCCTACTCAGTTAGAGAAGCTTGCCGCTGCAGGGGCGCTAGAGGCTCTGGGTTCGGGTCGTAGGGAAGGGCTATGGAAGGCGGGGGTAGTGGGACAAACGCAATGGGAACAACCCCATATTCCCGGTACGGAGCCAGGTGCCAATACTCCTGTTCTGCCACCTGTTACCGAGGCAGAGAGAGTTCTTCTTGACTATAGAACTCTCGGTCTTAGCACCGAGAATCATCCGATTGCTTTGGTTCGTGACCGTCTAAAGACAAGGGGAGTGGAACCCCTTTCAGCTCTGCCCAGAATTGCCAACGGTCAGAAGATTCTGATTGCGGGAGTAGTGACTCACAGACAGAGGCCAGCTACGGCTCGTGGGACCACGTTCCTTTCCATCGAAGATGAAACTGGCTTAGCGAACATCATTTGTTCTCCCGGCCTTTGGGCACGCTATAAGAAGACGGCTCTAGAATCTACCGCCCTCGTCATTAGGGGGCACGTTGAACAGGGAGACGGGGCTACGGCAGTTGTCGCTGACAGACTGGAAGCTCTTTTGATTCCGGTAAGAACCCGATCAAGGGATTTTCAGTGA
- a CDS encoding thymidine kinase: MAKLYFRYGAMNSGKSTALLQVAYNYEERGQRVLLAKPAIDTKGSGSVVSRLGVTRDVDFLIGPDDSVHELFQTAARGTQHDALIEEVEGYPPVAALLIDEAQFLTASQVDELMKIAVVGGVPVLAYGLRTDFQTVAFPGSRRLLEIAHSLDELKTICRCGRKAIFNGRKVGDRFIFDGDQVSIDGEGVTYESLCGLCYLQESGAI; this comes from the coding sequence ATGGCAAAGCTATATTTCCGTTACGGTGCAATGAACTCAGGAAAATCGACGGCGTTGCTTCAGGTTGCCTACAACTACGAAGAGCGCGGGCAACGAGTCCTCCTCGCCAAACCGGCGATAGACACGAAGGGGAGCGGTTCGGTCGTCTCACGTCTGGGTGTGACCCGGGATGTCGACTTCCTGATCGGTCCAGACGACAGCGTTCATGAGTTGTTTCAGACTGCCGCTCGCGGAACCCAGCATGATGCACTGATTGAAGAAGTCGAGGGGTATCCGCCGGTTGCGGCCCTGCTAATCGATGAGGCTCAGTTTCTTACTGCCTCTCAAGTTGACGAACTAATGAAAATCGCGGTTGTGGGTGGGGTGCCGGTTTTAGCCTATGGACTTCGAACTGACTTCCAGACGGTGGCATTCCCGGGATCCCGGAGATTACTTGAAATCGCGCACAGTCTCGATGAACTCAAGACAATCTGCCGCTGCGGTCGTAAGGCCATATTCAACGGACGTAAGGTCGGAGATCGCTTCATCTTTGATGGCGACCAGGTCTCGATTGATGGTGAGGGCGTAACTTATGAGTCTCTCTGTGGCCTTTGCTACCTGCAAGAATCTGGAGCCATTTAG
- a CDS encoding DNA polymerase Y family protein, with protein sequence MIEPSLGSGQTRYIALWVPNWPLASLVARTPPDTAAVIEHGRRIVVVSPKAARKGVRVGMTRTLAQYYCSELLVLKHDEERESGAFEVLLEVFDSYAADVSVVRPGLAFAPATSAAKWAGSEESLVEKIIDDIAAYTGAEAYIGIGTGIGTALLAARKNLVVPERKTREFLRGLPLRELVQDLPEGSARQVSEILTTLLGLGIYTAGDLEKLGASPVISRFGQGGETLFRLLSGEQPALSIRKRSESTVNVFLELDPPVGQIEHAMTAISRVSNDLADRLRSSGLYASAVQVVLMSQGGRRRERTWTLLDATSSSQVAKRIAWQLKGWIDTETDSISEEPDPLASIELVAVDPGTLPEIDPLWGGTRTSWKAAQAAEQVQGLLGEESVLSPSLHGGFDPRTRVSLTPWGTEKEISPKTTGEWEGGVSDPPIILFSNPPEAMLIGVRLGSEPDPIRGRLWITRRGVLNGTPERLIVHQDRSELAAGDYPISQVNRLWVVSGRWWKPDDQARGSRCYLRVSRSDGPDLLLVQRKGNWYVEGIYGSLISVHSPVGMPLVGEN encoded by the coding sequence GTGATCGAACCTAGTCTTGGGTCTGGGCAGACACGATATATCGCCCTGTGGGTGCCCAACTGGCCACTGGCATCTTTGGTCGCTCGCACCCCTCCTGATACTGCCGCAGTTATCGAGCACGGTAGGCGAATCGTTGTTGTTAGCCCGAAAGCGGCCAGGAAGGGCGTCCGGGTTGGAATGACCAGAACTCTAGCCCAGTACTACTGCTCAGAGTTACTGGTTCTAAAACATGATGAGGAGCGGGAAAGTGGGGCATTCGAGGTATTACTTGAAGTTTTTGATTCCTATGCCGCAGACGTGAGTGTGGTGCGTCCCGGTCTTGCATTTGCTCCAGCTACTAGTGCGGCCAAGTGGGCCGGGTCAGAAGAGTCTTTGGTAGAAAAAATAATCGATGACATTGCCGCATACACGGGAGCAGAAGCCTACATAGGAATCGGAACGGGGATAGGGACCGCTCTGCTAGCCGCAAGGAAAAACCTGGTTGTTCCGGAAAGGAAAACGAGAGAGTTCCTAAGAGGACTTCCCCTTCGGGAACTGGTTCAAGACCTACCGGAGGGATCAGCGCGTCAGGTCTCAGAAATCTTGACAACCCTGTTAGGACTGGGGATCTATACCGCCGGTGATCTTGAAAAACTTGGGGCCAGCCCGGTTATAAGTCGCTTTGGGCAGGGAGGAGAAACCCTGTTCAGACTCCTTTCAGGTGAACAACCAGCACTGTCGATTCGAAAGCGATCCGAAAGTACTGTCAATGTCTTTTTAGAACTCGACCCCCCGGTGGGTCAGATTGAACACGCAATGACGGCCATTTCCAGGGTCAGTAACGACCTAGCCGACAGGCTACGCAGCTCGGGACTTTATGCGTCTGCGGTCCAGGTGGTCCTCATGAGTCAAGGAGGCCGTAGAAGGGAAAGAACTTGGACCCTTCTTGATGCCACATCCTCATCTCAAGTGGCAAAGCGAATTGCTTGGCAACTAAAGGGATGGATCGACACCGAAACAGATTCAATTAGTGAAGAACCCGACCCGCTTGCATCCATTGAACTGGTCGCGGTCGACCCGGGAACTCTTCCTGAGATCGACCCACTTTGGGGTGGCACGCGCACCTCATGGAAAGCGGCGCAGGCCGCCGAGCAGGTGCAGGGCCTTCTTGGTGAAGAATCAGTTTTATCCCCGAGCTTGCATGGCGGTTTCGACCCTAGAACCAGGGTCTCACTGACACCATGGGGAACAGAGAAAGAAATCTCCCCGAAGACTACGGGAGAGTGGGAGGGAGGGGTGAGTGATCCACCGATAATTCTTTTCTCTAATCCACCCGAAGCCATGCTTATCGGAGTGAGGCTTGGAAGTGAACCCGATCCCATTAGAGGCAGGCTATGGATCACACGCCGCGGAGTGCTAAACGGCACCCCGGAAAGACTGATAGTGCACCAGGATCGAAGTGAATTAGCGGCTGGTGACTATCCCATTTCACAGGTGAATCGATTGTGGGTGGTTAGTGGCAGATGGTGGAAACCCGATGACCAAGCCAGGGGATCCCGCTGCTATCTTCGGGTCAGTCGAAGTGATGGCCCGGACCTTCTCCTCGTCCAAAGAAAAGGGAACTGGTATGTGGAGGGCATATACGGGAGCCTTATCTCTGTACACTCACCTGTGGGAATGCCCCTCGTGGGCGAAAACTAA
- a CDS encoding tRNA (cytidine(34)-2'-O)-methyltransferase: MLHLAFFEPKIPGNTGAAIRLAACTGAMLHLVEPLAFDMDDTKLKRAGLDYHDLAHVQVHPNLDDLLDQMTGRVWAFTGRTDNLYSDIEYRDEDCLLFGPEPDGLPEHVMNDPRITSLVRIQMLPGIRSLNLANAASIATYEAWRQLGFPEGV; encoded by the coding sequence GTGCTTCATTTAGCCTTCTTTGAACCGAAAATCCCCGGAAACACTGGTGCTGCTATTCGTTTGGCCGCATGCACCGGCGCAATGCTTCACCTGGTTGAGCCCCTGGCGTTTGATATGGATGACACCAAGCTGAAACGAGCTGGCCTTGATTACCACGATCTTGCTCACGTACAGGTCCACCCGAATCTAGATGATCTCCTGGACCAGATGACCGGTCGAGTCTGGGCGTTTACCGGCAGAACTGACAACCTGTACAGCGACATTGAGTATCGGGACGAAGACTGTCTTTTATTTGGACCTGAACCCGACGGCCTCCCCGAACACGTGATGAACGATCCTCGTATCACTTCCCTGGTACGAATCCAAATGCTCCCCGGGATTCGTTCACTTAACCTGGCGAATGCCGCATCGATCGCAACCTATGAGGCCTGGCGCCAACTGGGGTTCCCCGAAGGCGTCTAA
- a CDS encoding DUF3781 domain-containing protein, with the protein MFGLDRNKLHTTELGVERIRRNLSLSTDDVVTWCQEVIASHTTDDSCITQRGKNWYVDCGDCIITVNAHSHTIITAHRK; encoded by the coding sequence ATGTTCGGACTAGACAGAAATAAGTTGCACACCACTGAACTCGGAGTCGAGAGGATCAGGCGCAATCTATCTCTATCCACCGACGACGTTGTCACTTGGTGTCAAGAAGTCATCGCTTCGCATACAACCGACGACTCTTGCATCACACAACGGGGAAAGAACTGGTACGTGGATTGTGGGGATTGCATCATAACTGTGAATGCCCACAGTCACACGATCATTACCGCGCACAGGAAGTGA
- a CDS encoding response regulator transcription factor, giving the protein MRIGVAEDDILMRQGIVTVLGLGSHEVIWEVGDAGQLTRLLDREPPTMLVTDVRMPPRHGDDGLRAALRLRRERPTTSILVLSQYAGNDYARKLLQEAGQAQGGTGYLLKESVGRVSQFLAAVDAVGRGEVVVDPQVLRHLIAQENEPASRLTAREKEVLALIAQGRTNAQIADEISVSTATLERTITNIFLTLNLAEEDGNRRVLAVLEYLKQTK; this is encoded by the coding sequence ATGAGAATCGGTGTCGCAGAAGACGATATCCTCATGCGTCAGGGAATCGTGACGGTACTTGGCCTCGGCAGTCATGAAGTGATCTGGGAGGTTGGGGACGCAGGCCAACTGACGCGATTGCTGGACCGCGAGCCCCCAACGATGCTAGTGACCGATGTCCGTATGCCCCCTCGTCACGGCGACGACGGGCTTCGCGCCGCACTCAGACTGCGCCGTGAGCGCCCTACAACTTCTATCCTGGTCCTTTCCCAGTACGCCGGGAATGACTATGCCCGTAAACTTTTACAGGAGGCAGGCCAAGCTCAAGGAGGAACGGGATACCTCCTAAAAGAAAGCGTTGGTCGAGTCTCCCAGTTCTTAGCCGCCGTGGACGCGGTCGGACGAGGCGAAGTCGTGGTAGACCCGCAGGTTCTCCGTCATTTGATCGCTCAAGAGAATGAGCCCGCAAGTCGCCTGACCGCACGCGAAAAGGAGGTCCTCGCCCTCATCGCTCAGGGTCGAACAAACGCACAAATCGCAGACGAAATAAGCGTGTCGACGGCGACCCTTGAACGGACGATCACCAATATCTTCCTTACCCTCAATCTAGCGGAAGAGGACGGAAACAGAAGGGTGCTAGCCGTCCTGGAGTACCTGAAGCAGACCAAGTAG